In Fusarium fujikuroi IMI 58289 draft genome, chromosome FFUJ_chr08, one genomic interval encodes:
- a CDS encoding probable alcohol dehydrogenase I-ADH1: MRTGILRTGRLATRNTALLARSATAQIQTTRRNFSSSQRTPCASCATSAGQSCARHNPNSRASAGNITTSFSANSSLGKTAAYATAASPVIPNEQWAQVLEERGGAVQYKKIPVPTPGSDEVLINVKYSGVCHTDLHAVNGDWPLESKMPLVGGHEGAGIVVARGELVKDVEIGDHVGLKWLHGSCMSCEQCRQSNESLCSEASLSGYTVDGSFQQYAVGKAAHVARIPKDCDLAGVAPILCAGLTVYKALKSSGVRPGQSVVIAGAGGGLGTFAIQYAKAMGLRVTALDGGDEKRKVCTELGADVFVDFKTSTDIVREIKNATGGLGPDAVLLLAASEKPFQQASQYVKSKGTIVCVGLPANAFVKAPVFDTVVREINIKGSYVGNRQDTAEAIEFYRQGLIKAPYKIVGLSELQKVYDMMIAGNVAGRYVVDTSR, translated from the exons ATGCGAACTGGCATCCTCCGAACAGGAAGGCTAGCCACGCGAAACACGGCACTTCTCGCACGTTCAGCAACAGCTCAGATTCAAACGACCCGTCGAAACTTTTCTTCCAGTCAACGAACACCCTGCGCAAGCTGTGCAACTTCAGCAGGACAATCATGCGCCCGGCATAACCCTAACAGTCGCGCTAGCGCCGGAAACATCACCACAAGCTTCAGTGCTAACAGTAGCCTCGGCAAGACTGCCGCTTACGCTACAGCTGCTAGCCCCGTCATTCCTAACGAACAATGGGCACAGGTCTTGGAAGAACGAGGTGGAG CTGTCCAATATAAAAAGATCCCTGTTCCAACACCTGGCTCAGATGAGGTTCTGATCAATGTCAAGTATAGTGGGGTCTGCCACACAGATCTTCACGCAGTCAATGGTGACTGGCCACTTGAATCGAAGATGCCCCTTGTTGGCGGTCACGAAGGTGCTGGTATTGTAGTAGCACGAGGAGAGCTCGTTAAGGATGTCGAAATCGGTGACCATGTTGGCCTGAAGTGGCTTCACGGCTCCTGCATGAGCTGCGAGCAGTGTCGACAGTCCAACGAATCACTTTGCTCAGAAGCCTCCCTGTCAGGCTATACTGTTGATGGCTCGTTTCAACAATATGCCGTTGGAAAAGCTGCTCATGTCGCGCGAATTCCCAAGGACTGCGACCTCGCTGGCGTAGCACCTATTCTGTGTGCTGGACTTACAGTCTACAAGGCTCTCAAGTCCTCCGGCGTTCGACCAGGACAAAGTGTCGTTATTGCTGGCGCTGGAGGCGGTCTTGGCACTTTCGCTATTCAATATGCCAAGGCTATGGGTCTGCGAGTGACCGCTCTTGACGGTGGAgacgagaagcgcaaggtcTGCACTGagcttggtgctgatgtATTCGTTGACTTCAAGACATCGACGGATATCGTTCGAGAGATCAAGAACGCTACAGGTGGCCTTGGCCCTGATGCTGTTCTGCTTCTTGCAGCCAGTGAGAAGCCATTCCAACAAGCTAGTCAGTATgtcaagagcaagggcaCCATTGTCTGTGTTGGTTTACCAGCCAATGCTTTCGTCAAGGCTCCTGTTTTTGACACTGTAGTTCG TGaaatcaacatcaagggCAGCTATGTCGGTAACCGACAGGACACGGCTGAAGCCATTGAGTTTTATAGACAAGGCCTCATCAAGGCACcatataa GATTGTCGGGTTGTCAGAACTCCAGAAAGTCTATGATATGATGATTGCAGGCAACGTTGCTGGCCGTTATGTGGTGGATACTAGCAGATGA
- a CDS encoding related to alpha-L-arabinofuranosidase II precursor: MLVLSVITSVLGLCSSFALGFTNPIRTGSDPHIVYQDGMYYLTSTTWTNVSITKAPTIEGLKTAESQLIWSDRSNATRACNFWAPEMHKVGDTWYVYFSASICDEGNWGVMLPTLRVYVLKGGKENPLSADYEMLDAIIPPNFNAGMLDATIFEIEGTEYFLFSSVEGPKSPDGASLWIAKLLSPTTCGNATMIAHPEFEWEKSDSPVLEGPYGIISPAGTTYVVYAADSCNTPAYKLGAMKFTKGSDPLSADSWTKLPDPIFETKNGLYGPAHNAFFKSPDGTEDWNVFHANLNAEDRCGPSRKTLIQPLSWKGDMIDLGEPLPVGTEIKAPSGE; the protein is encoded by the exons ATGCTTGTCTTGTCGGTAATCACTTCAGTTCTTGGTTTATGCTCAAGCTTCGCTCTTGGGTTTACCAATCCAATAAGAACAGGAAGTGACCCTCATATCGTCTATCAAGATGGAAT GTACTATCTAACCTCGACAACATGGACCAACGtcagcatcaccaaagcCCCAACCATCGAAGGCCTTAAGACCGCCGAGTCCCAACTCATTTGGTCTGACAGGTCCAATGCTACTAGAGCGTGCAACTTCTGGGCTCCTGAGATGCACAAAGTTGGTGATACCTGGTACGTGTACTTCTCAGCAAGTATATGTGACGAGGGCAATTGGGGTGTTATGCTGCCAACTTTGAGAGTATACGTTCTTAAAGGTGGCAAGGAGAATCCGTTGTCGGCGGATTATGAGATGCTGGATGCAATCATTCCTCCTAACTTCAATGCTGGGATGCTTGATGCC ACCATCTTTGAGATTGAAGGCACCGAGTATTTCCTT TTCTCTTCCGTCGAAGGACCCAAGAGCCCTGATGGTGCCTCTCTTTGGATCGCCAAACTTCTATCACCCACAACATGCGGCAACGCCACAATGATCGCACACCCGGAATTCGAGTGGGAGAAGTCCGATTCGCCCGTTCTTGAAGGACCTTATGGAATTATCTCCCCGGCTGGAACAACTTATGTAGTCTACGCTGCTGACTCCTGCAACACACCCGCCTACAAACTTGGTGCCATGAAATTCACAAAAGGTTCTGATCCGCTTAGCGCAGACTCTTGGACCAAGTTACCTGATCCCATCTTCGAGACGAAAAATGGACTTTATGGACCTGCGCATAACGCATTCTTCAAGAGTCCTGATGGTACAGAGGATTGGAATGTCTTCCATGCTAATCTCAACGCGGAAGATCGTTGTGGTCCCTCGAGAAAGACGCTTATTCAACCGCTTAGTTGGAAGGGTGATATGATTGATCTGGGCGAGCCACTTCCTGTTGGCACAGAAATCAAGGCCCCTTCTGGGGAGTGA
- a CDS encoding related to integral membrane protein, producing MAAVVNGVPVAIPPPEGYKVDFDNPQRNSVTAAYWLYGVGNFLTVLFIAQRVYVRSFIHKTIRIEDACLGVAYVFSVVLQTLILRDFIRGIMGTHGWEMPITKFAQFARALYLLPILYNPVQCGAKMALLLVYRRLAPQKWFHVTIWATSFVVIGSSIAITFTTIFPCKPVRAGWDITITDKKCIDRPAVYQATAIMGAITDAMVLAVPIPVVIPLQISRRQKIGLICFFGVGGVTVFTSIMRLIALIRSMGNVDQSWGGGPVLLWIFAEANLSIICATLTTVKPFIKHISPRILGSSYGASKAGMSNPSAPPTIGAISSGGMPRHDHYERFDDGPMYPLQTVTKAEASKGHENKNGGSHSATRPMSRDSQGDSDSEKAILQTRTTTVTYS from the exons ATGGCTGCTGTCGTGAATGGCGTCCCCGTCGCTATACCACCACCTGAGGGTTATAAAGTCGATTTCGATAACCCACAACGGAACAGTGTTACTGCAGCATATTGGCTTTATGGAGTTGGGAATTTCTTGACTGTCTTATTCATTGCACAGAGAGTATATGTTAGAAGTTTTATACACAAGACAATACGAATAGAGGATG CATGTTTAGGCGTAGCATAT GTGTTTTCTGTAGTACTTCAGACCCTGATACTAA GGGACTTTATCCGCGGCATAATGGGCACCCACGGCTGGGAGATGCCAATAACCAAGTTCGCCCAGTTCGCGCGAGCCCTCTACCTCCTACCAATCCTCTACAACCCCGTCCAATGCGGCGCAAAGATGGCTTTGCTTCTCGTCTACCGTCGGCTTGCACCACAAAAGTGGTTTCATGTCACAATCTGGGCTACGTCGTTTGTGGTGATTGGCTCCTCGATTGCGATAACGTTTACGACAATCTTCCCGTGCAAACCTGTTCGAGCGGGCTGGGACATCACAATCACCGATAAGAAGTGCATCGATCGACCAGCTGTTTACCAGGCTACGGCTATAATGGGTGCGATTACAGATGCCATGGTGCTTGCGGTGCCGATACCTGTTGTTATACCACTGCAGATTTCGAGAAGACAAAAGATTGGATTGATTTGCTtctttggtgttggtggagt TACTGTCTTCACATCAATCATGAGACTGATTGCGTTGATTCGGTCCATGGGTAACGTTGACCAATCCTGGGGTGGTGGTCCTGTTCTTCTTTGGAT CTTCGCCGAAGCCAACCTCTCCATCATTTGCGCAACTCTCACGACAGTCAAACCATTCATCAAACACATCTCGCCAAGGATTCTCGGCTCCTCATACGGAGCGTCAAAGGCAGGCATGTCAAACCCAAGCGCACCACCAACCATCGGAGCAATCTCCAGTGGCGGTATGCCCAGACATGACCACTATGAACGATTTGACGATGGGCCGATGTATCCATTGCAGACTGTTACCAAGGCAGAGGCATCAAAGGGTCACGAGAATAAGAATGGAGGATCACACTCAGCCACACGGCCAATGTCAAGAGATAGTCAGGGAGATTCCGACTCTGAAAAGGCAATTCTGCAGACGCGTACTACGACAGTGACATATTCTTAG
- a CDS encoding 6-hydroxy-D-nicotine oxidase family protein, with protein sequence MTTLTPQPSIPQAERLIAAGLEARILTPTDAEFSARQESYWSNSAKIKPACIVQPRTPEEVASVVKALVSAGQMFAVRSGGHTNWAGSNNIEGGVTIDLVHLNHVSFDAATDTADIGPGCRWREVYAELSKHGRAVAGGREGNVGVAGLLLGGGNAFFTARQGFGCDNVVSYQVVLANGDIITADEKNNTDLYRVLKGGSNNFGIVTRFTMKAIKSDKVWGGMTFFPKQVIPGAIEALSSFTDNVPNDIHSNLVTIFTHMPDFKDVVIATLYANMEGIEKPPAYEKWLALPEIMSTVKNTTLTEMAFEYNIPANFYDTWFTCCFKNDTRIISKASELHDKLVEELKAFIPDGNFITQCLFQPLPTLFGQRGIEAGGNIMGMDRHKTNGILFLAVVMAQTAEQEAFARPKVQAWIKDVQEFAATIEGGNLEWTYLNYADKSQDPLGSYGAENIRKMKDAAAKYDPEQVFQKLVPGGFKISDVKDD encoded by the exons ATGACTACCCTTACTCCTCAACCGTCGATCCCTCAGGCTGAAAGGCTCATTGCAGCTGGTCTCGAGGCTCGTATCCTCACACCTACAGATGCCGAGTTCTCGGCTCGCCAAGAGTCATACTGGTCCAACAGTGCCAAGATTAAGCCCGCTTGTATCGTCCAGCCTCGTACCCCTGAAGAAGTCGCTTCCGTGGTGAAGGCTCTTGTTTCTGCTGGGCAGATGTTTGCTGTTCGCAGTGGTGGACATACAAACTGGGCTGGGTCGAACAATATTGAGGGCGGTGTTACTATAGATCTTGTTCATCTGAACCATGTGTCTTTTGATGCTGCTACTGATACAGCTGATATTGGACCTGGTTGTCGATGGCGAGAGGTTTATGCTGAGCTGAGCAAGCATGGCCgtgctgttgctggaggCCGTGAAGGTaatgttggtgttgcaggtcttcttctcggaGGTGGCAATGCTTTCTTCACAGCTCGGCAAGGCTTTGGGTGTGACAATGTTGTGTCATACCAAGTTGTTCTTGCTAACGGTGATATCATCAccgccgatgagaagaacaacacCGACTTGTACCGCGTACTCAAGGGTGGATCCAACAACTTTGGTATCGTCACCAGATTCACGATGAAGGCTATCAAGTCTGATAAGGTCTGGGGTGGAATGACTTTCTTCCCCAAGCAGGTCATCCCTGGTGCCATTGAGgctctctcctctttcacGGATAATGTTCCCAATGATATTCACAGCAATCTTGTCACCATTTTTACGCATATGCCTGATTTCAAAGATGTCGTCATCGCTACTCTATATGCCAACATGGAAGGGATTGAGAAGCCTCCGGCATATGAGAAGTGGCTAGCTCTTCCTGAGATCATGAGCACTGTCAAGAACACTACTCTAACCGAAATGGCTTTCGAGTACAACATCCCCGCCAATTTCTA TGACACTTGGTTCACATGTTGCTTCAAGAACGATACCCGAATCATCTCTAAAGCGTCAGAACTTCATGACAAacttgttgaagaactcAAGGCATTCATCCCTGACGGTAACTTCATCACTCAATGTCTCTTCCAGCCCCTCCCTACACTCTTCGGTCAACGCGGCATTGAAGCAGGCGGCAACATCATGGGTATGGACCGTCACAAGACCAACGGCATTCTTTTTCTCGCTGTCGTCATGGCACAGACTGCTGAGCAGGAGGCTTTTGCACGACCAAAGGTCCAAGCTTGGATTAAGGACGTGCAAGAGTTTGCTGCTACTATCGAGGGGGGCAATCTTGAGTGGACTTATTTGAATTATGCGGATAAGAGTCAGGATCCTCTTGGTAGTTACGGTGCTGAGAACATtaggaagatgaaggatgcGGCAGCCAAGTATGATCCTGAGCAGGTTTTCCAGAAGCTGGTGCCTGGAGGATTCAAAATTTCggatgtcaaggatgactAA
- a CDS encoding related to neutral amino acid permease, producing the protein MDKTSTLEDSELQTSRTPSRRPWLASAFGGPNVTIGPRIEPLAEHLAHVSESESTAAEDLVDKQVASEAGNAIQYRTCSWQKTAGLLFSEYIVLSIMSFPWSYSLLGLVPGLILTAVIAGLVLYTSLVLWEFCLRHPEVRDVCDIGQMIWWNKRWAWWWTAVMFVLNNTFIQALHVLVGAIYLNTMTEADSISGCRTVAFAAVVTVISWIGSLPRTFSMLSKLGFASTFFTFISVILATAFAGAQGKPAGYPEMGEPIISIWTPKTTTLVTGMSAFMNMSYTFIGQTTIPSFIAEMRDPRDFPKALWACTMAEIVTFSVVGSVIYVYTGNQYMVTPAFGVLTDTYKKVSYSFMVPTIIFVGCLYASVTGRFVFFRMFKDSEHLTSHTFKGWFWWGLVLLISWAASFFIAEIIPFFSSLLSVMSSLFNCWFGFIFWALAYFRMRNADRKVGRKRNPIFDALSVALNVVIMLTGALYLTLGTYVSVQGIIDQFRAGQVSSVFSCKSNGL; encoded by the exons ATGGACAAAACATCGACACTAGAAGACTCAGAGCTTCAAACATCCCGCACGCCAAGCAGACGGCCTTGGCTCGCATCAGCCTTCGGAGGGCCCAACGTCACAATTGGCCCGCGAATCGAACCCCTCGCCGAGCACTTGGCGCATGTGTCCGAAAGCGAAAGCACCGCAGCTGAGGACCTCGTCGACAAGCAAGTCGCTTCCGAAGCGGGAAATGCTATTCAGTACAGGACATGTTCTTGGCAAAAGACTGCAGGGCTGCTCTTTAGCGAGTATATTGTGCTCTCTATTATGAGTTTCCCTTGGTCGTATAGTCTTCTGGGTCTAGTGCCTGGGCTGATCTTGACGGCTGTTATTGCTGGGCTTGTTCTGTACACGAGTCTTGTGCTCTGGGAGTTTTGTCTACGCCATCCGGAGGTTAGAGATGTGTGCGACATTGGGCAGATGATCTGGTGGAATAAGAGATGGGCGTGGTGGTGGACAGCAGTTATGTTTGTCCTGAACAATACCTTTATCCAAGCTCTGCATGTCTTGGTCGGCGCAATCTACCTCAACACAATGACCGAGGCCGACTCTATATCAGGCTGCAGAACCGTTGCATTCGCTGCAGTAGTCACGGTGATCAGCTGGATCGGGTCGCTTCCTCGCACCTTTAGCATGCTGTCAAAGCTTGGCTTTGCCTCGACGTTTTTTACCTTCATTTCCGTCATCCTAGCAACGGCATTTGCAGGCGCTCAGGGTAAACCCGCCGGTTATCCTGAGATGGGTGAACCTATAATCTCAATCTGGACACCAAAGACCACGACACTCGTTACTGGCATGTCGGCTTTCATGAACATGAGCTACACATTTATTGGCCAGACTACAATTCCCAGCTTCATCGCTGAGATGCGTGATCCGAG AGACTTTCCCAAGGCATTGTGGGCTTGCACCATGGCTGAGATTGTTACATTCAGCGTTGTCGGGTCTGTCATCTACGTTTACACGGGCAACCAGTACATGGTCACACCGGCATTCGGCGTCCTCACTGATACCTACAAGAAGGTCTCGTATTCTTTCATGGTTCCAACCATTATCTTTGTCGGGTGCCTGTATGCAAGTGTCACAGGGCGAtttgtcttcttcagaaTGTTTAAGGACTCCGAGCATCTCACATCGCACACATTCAAGGGCTGGTTCTGGTGGGGATTGGTGTTGCTGATCAGCTGGGCCGCCTCATTCTTTATAGCTGAGATTATTccattcttctcttcgt TGCTGTCAGTCATGTCGTCACTGTTTAACTGCTGGTtcggcttcatcttctgggCTTTGGCCTATTTCCGCATGCGCAATGCAGATCGTAAGGTTGGAAGGAAACGAAATCCCATTTTTGACGCTCTTTCAGTGGCTCTGAATGTTGTCATCATGTTGACTGGTGCCTTGTACCTCACGCTGGGTACATACGTCAGTGTGCAGGGTATCATAGATCAATTCCGTGCAGGACAAGTGAGCAGTGTCTTTTCATGCAAGAGTAATGGGCTTTGA
- a CDS encoding related to monocarboxylate transporter 2 produces the protein MTFNEHNAEDSCLKNQHEKQAIPKTNPDVPRGDAVPVPDNAGLETGGVAYPGEASTDDSEANLEFPEGGLQAWLVVFGSFCGMFSIYGLINTSAVFESYFSENQLRDYSSSQIGWIFSLYLFLVFLVGIQVGPVFDKYGPRLIVASGGILIATSLFILSVCEEFYQILLSYSVVGGLGGALLNSPCYASIAHWFDQKRGLATGVAMTAGSIGGIIFPIFLQKLLPSVGFAWTTRILGFIILGLTVPATLFMRSRLPRSNKVSSVWPDFSIFKDLKFTFSACGIFFMEWGLFVPLTYIVSYAGRHSGDANSSYTLISILNAGSLLGRFLPGLLADKIGRFNVILLTLGLCIISVFALWLPAGDSKAMIIAFAVVFGFASGSNLGLTPVCVGQLCDPRDYGRFISTAFMVASFGTLSSLPIAGAILEAGGKGDTGWTALIVFDGLSYVLALACFLAARVMAVGWDVKSVY, from the coding sequence ATGACATTTAACGAACACAATGCAGAGGACAGCTGCCTAAAAAACCAGCACGAAAAGCAGGCCATACCCAAAACTAACCCCGATGTCCCCCGTGGCGATGCCGTCCCGGTCCCGGACAATGCGGGCCTCGAGACCGGAGGTGTAGCGTACCCCGGCGAAGCCAGCACCGACGACAGTGAAGCGAACCTCGAATTTCCAGAGGGCGGACTCCAGGCCTGGCTTGTAGTCTTTGGGTCCTTTTGTGGAATGTTTTCGATCTACggcctcatcaacacctcTGCTGTTTTTGAGTCGTACTTTTCCGAGAACCAGCTTCGTGATTACTCGTCCTCGCAGATCGGCTGGATCTTCAGTCTTTATCTCTTTCTCGTCTTTCTTGTCGGTATCCAAGTCGGGCCTGTTTTTGACAAATACGGTCCTCGACTCATTGTTGCCTCTGGAGGTATACTCATTGCGACAAGTTTGTTCATTCTTAGCGTTTGCGAGGAATTCTACCAGATTCTTCTTTCATACTCGGTTGTGGGTGGCCTTGGAGGCGCCCTTCTCAATTCACCGTGTTATGCATCTATTGCCCATTGGTTCGACCAGAAACGAGGTCTTGCAACTGGAGTTGCAATGACTGCAGGATCAATCGGCGGCATCATCTTTCCCATCTTTCTACAGAAACTTCTTCCCAGCGTTGGCTTTGCATGGACGACCCGTATCCTgggcttcatcatcctcggaCTCACCGTTCCCGCCACGCTCTTCATGCGCTCGCGTCTCCCGCGATCAAACAAGGTGTCCTCGGTCTGGCCAGACTTTAGCATCTTCAAAGACCTGAAATTTACATTTTCGGCATGTGGAATCTTCTTTATGGAATGGGGACTCTTCGTGCCATTGACGTACATCGTGTCTTATGCCGGACGACACTCTGGCGACGCCAACAGCTCTTACACCCTGATTTCGATCCTCAATGCAGGTTCATTGCTCGGTCGTTTTCTCCCCGGTCTTTTGGCCGACAAGATCGGGCGGTTTAATGTCATTCTACTGACGCTTGGACTCTGCATCATATCGGTCTTTGCTCTCTGGCTGCCAGCTGGAGACTCCAAGGCTATGATCATCGCATTCGCTGTCGTGTTTGGTTTTGCAAGTGGTAGTAACCTTGGACTCACACCAGTTTGCGTAGGTCAGCTCTGCGATCCTCGCGACTATGGACGATTCATCTCGACGGCTTTTATGGTAGCTAGCTTTGGAACCCTCAGCAGCTTGCCCATTGCTGGTGCCATTCTCGAGGCTGGCGGCAAGGGTGACACTGGCTGGACTGCTCTCATTGTATTTGATGGGCTGTCGTATGTGCTGGCACTCGCCTGTTTCCTTGCTGCCAGGGTGATGGCTGTCGGCTGGGACGTCAAGAGCGTCTACTAA